Part of the Halobacteriovoraceae bacterium genome is shown below.
TTTCAAAATAGAGTCGATTCATTGGTACAAAATAATTTAAATCTAAAATATTTTGCTCCGCTTTTTTATTCTCACTAGTATCTTGCTTTGGATTACCTACTCTCAATTCTTTTTTGTTTTGTGCAAATAGTGAAATTGAAAATAAAAGAGTACTCAATACTAGAATTTTTTTCATTCAGAAGGCCTTGTTAAAAATATATATTTATATTTTGCTGGAGTTTTTTACTTTATTCAAATAAAAAGCAAAAAAGTCTTCAATGTTTTTTCTTTTAAGATAAAAAACATATCATTTGTCTAAGGTACTTAATTCATAAAGTTTAGAATATTCTTTTTTCTGAGCGATAAGATATTCGTGATTACCTTCTTCAACAAGTTCTCCATTTGAAAGAACGAGGATTTTATCAAAGTGTTGTATCGTGCTCAGTCTATGAGCAACTGCTATAACGGTTTTATGGCCAGCAATTTTTTCAAGTGCTTTTTGTACAAGCTTTTCTGATTCATTATCCAAGGCCGATGTCGCTTCATCAAATAAAAGTATATCCGTGTCTTGCAAAAATGCTCTGGCAATAGTGATTCTTTGAGATTGCCCACCAGATAATCTCATACCTCTATCTCCGACAATTGTTTCTTCTTTTTCAGGGAGCTCATTTACAAACTCAGTTGCATAGGCCATATCTAGCGCTCTTTTCAATTGGTCTTTTGAAATATCCATTCCCAAACGTAGATTATTTTCTATCGTATCGTGAAATAAAAAAATATCCTGACTGACAAGCCCAAAAAGATTTCTAAGTGATGATAGTTTGATATCTTTAATGTTCACCCCATCAATGAGAAGCTCTCCTTCTGTAATGGGATAAAGTCCAAGTAAAAGATTTATCAAAGTTGATTTTCCCGAACCAGAAAGACCAACTAATGCCACTTTTTCACCTTTTTTTATAGTCGCAGAAAAATTTTTAACAACGTTGTACTCTCCGTAAGAAAAACTCAGATTTTTAAATTCGATAGATTCACTAAATTGTCCAATTTCTTTTTGTCCATTATCAATTTCATCTTCAATCAAAAATAGTTCTCTCAATCTTTCACTGGCCGCACGGGCCTGATTGAGTTTTACATTGGCCTGAGAAAATTTTCGAATAGGGTCATTTATAAGGGCCAATCCTCCTAGAAAACTTACAAAGTCTCCAGTTGTCATCGCTCCCATTGTAACTCTAGTATGGGCCATATAAAGAACGATACAAACGCCAACCCCACTAATTACTTCGACTAATGGATGAGCTATTTCTTCTATTTTAGTTGTAAGCATTTGTGCGTTAAAAAACCTCAGTTCAGCATCCTTAAATCTACCTAAGATAAAATTTTGTAAATTGAAGGCCTTAAAAACTTTTTGACCATGAACACCTTCTCCCGTGAGGTGGGTAATGTTTGCAAGTTC
Proteins encoded:
- a CDS encoding ABC transporter ATP-binding protein, with the protein product MIKLLKELLPYVTPHWKKALSAILLSFVLAAVKGAEVEIIKRFIDEGLTGTSEEMLKVIFLLLGVVLINFPARFFHYYWVRYICTEAHCQLRQRIYRKLMKLPMSYYAKSKQGELISNVLNDTMTFAIGFRNLVDMVKEPITGIVLFVILLMRDWQLTLVLVFLAPIFVITFKKTGKIVKNNQRNVQNELANITHLTGEGVHGQKVFKAFNLQNFILGRFKDAELRFFNAQMLTTKIEEIAHPLVEVISGVGVCIVLYMAHTRVTMGAMTTGDFVSFLGGLALINDPIRKFSQANVKLNQARAASERLRELFLIEDEIDNGQKEIGQFSESIEFKNLSFSYGEYNVVKNFSATIKKGEKVALVGLSGSGKSTLINLLLGLYPITEGELLIDGVNIKDIKLSSLRNLFGLVSQDIFLFHDTIENNLRLGMDISKDQLKRALDMAYATEFVNELPEKEETIVGDRGMRLSGGQSQRITIARAFLQDTDILLFDEATSALDNESEKLVQKALEKIAGHKTVIAVAHRLSTIQHFDKILVLSNGELVEEGNHEYLIAQKKEYSKLYELSTLDK